Genomic segment of Apium graveolens cultivar Ventura chromosome 7, ASM990537v1, whole genome shotgun sequence:
CTCCAGATCCTTAACTAAAACGGCAGCCACCGACCCTTCTGAAGCCGATAAATATAACTTTAGCTCTTCACGAGGTAACGCTCTGGAGAGGATGAGAGCACTGGTCAAGAATGTCTTTAGAGCCTAAAAGCTGGCTTTACATGTGTCGTCACATACGACCCTGCTTCCTTGATGGCTTGGAAAAATGGATTATATTTCTTGGAGGCTTGAGGAATAAATCTGCGTAGAGCTGCAATACAACCAGTCTTGAATATATTTAATATTAGAAGGATCTTTCATCTCATTTATAGCTTTAATATGGCTGGGTCAGCCTCGATACCCTGCTGGGAAACAAGGAATCCTAAAAATTTCCCCGATGTGAGACCAAAGGAGCACTTTGTTGGGTTTAGACACATGTTATGGTGTCAGACATTTTCAAATGTTTCTCGTAAGTCGGGGATATGGTTGGCAGAGATCTGTGATTTTATAATCATATCATCGACATACACCTCGATGTTCTGACCGATTTGATTCTGAAAGATAGAGTCCATCATGCGTTGAAATGTTGCCCCAACATTGATTAGCCCAAAAGGCATATGTCGATAAGCAAAGACCCCTCGATGCGTGATGAACGCTGTTTGTTCCGATCTTGGTCATCCATCTTAATCTGGTTATACCCTGAAAATGCATTCATGAATGACAATAACTCGTGGCCTGCTGTAGcatcaattaattaatcaatattTGGTAGGGGATAATAATCTTTAGGACACGCCCGGTTGAGATCGGAATAATCaatacacatcctccattttccattactCTTTTTGACCAAAACAACGTTCACAATCCATGTGGGGAATTTTACCGGCTCAATAAATTTAGCTTTTAAAAGTCGGTTTAATTCTTCATCAATAGCTTGACGCTTTTCGTCGGAGAACACACACTTCTTTTGCCTAACAGAATTTCTATTACATTCCACATCTAATGAATGTCTAACAATGTCGACGGGGATCCCCGACATTTCGGATGGCGTTCATGCAAATATATCAGAAAATTTCCGAATTAGCGATGTTAGTTCTATCTGTAGTTGAGGAGTTAAATCCTTCCCAATTTTTATTGTCTTTTCTGGGAAATCCTCGACAACTTCTATGTCGATTGTTTCACCGACAGGGGAGAATGTGGGATCCCTTGGGACTTCAAGTATATTTCCTGGATCCATTTCAACAACTTGGTTAACATATtgatcttcattttccactttctTGTGAACGACTGTAGTAAAATAGTATTGGCGTGATACTGCCTGATCTCCACACATCTCTCATTTTCCAAACTCAGTGGGGAATTTCATTTTTAAGTGAAGTATCGAGGTAATGGTCTGTAGTTCCGCGATTATCGTGCAACCTAATATAGCATTATGGCTAGAAGCCGCACTTACGACATGAAATTTGACCACTTTCCATACTTGACAGGGCGTAGTACCGAAAAGTACAGGTAGATCGATCGTTCCAACTACTTTGACTTCATTTCCTAGTGAATCCATATAAGGGAGAATGGTTATTATCCAATTTTCTGTCCCCCGTATCCATTCTTGCCAAGGCATGATGATATAAGATGTCGATGAAGCTACCATTATCTACCAAATTTTTTTATCGTATTTGTTCCGATTTTTCCTCTGATGACTAATGCATCTTGTTGACCTCGAAAGATGTTTGGAGTATAATCATCATCAGAAAAGGAGATAACGAGAGACGGGGTCGCCTTATATCTTTTTGGACAATCTGGATTGATATGGAAGACCTATCTGGCATAAGATTTTCTGGAGTTGTTCGACATGCCTCCTGCTGCATACCCACCAAATATAACGTCAACAATTTTGTCATCTTAATTTTTGGTGGGAGTGATTATTTCCCTCAATATAATGAACAAAATGGCCTTTTCTAATCTTGGCCTCAATTAGATTGCTTAACTGATAACATTGTTCTGTATTGTGTCCAGTGTCTTCATGATAATCACAATAACAAGAACTCGGGGGTTGCCTTAGATTCATCGGCCTTAGAGGTCGAAAATCATGCTCTGTCTTTAAAATGGCCAAGATTGTGGCCATATCCACAGTAAGTTTGGTGAATTTCTTTTCCTTATAATCACGAGTTTGCCACTTTTGTTCCGATTGTGGGCGACGTTGTCGATCATGACTACACGGAGAATATCTTTCTTGACATCGAGATTCTCTCATCTCTGGGGAACGTCGAGGGGATCTGAAATTATACCCTCGTTTCTCGGGGTACGGGGACTGTAAGTCCTCGTGTGGTCATATATTTGATTTGAACGCCTTGAAGACCGGATACTGCCAACTGCTTCTTGGAGGGTCATGCGATGCTCGACTATATGAAATATTGTATGAAGATGTTGAGGATGCTTCTCTATAAGTTCTTCCAGCAATATAGCATGTTGACTTCCATCGATGCATGCGGCTAGGTAGTTTACCGCTAAGGGCTCTTCCAGGTCTGTTATTTCAGAAATAGCTTGGCGGAAGCGAACCAAATAACTCAACAGAGATTCATTAGGCCGTTGCCGCATTGTGATCAAAGATGTTGTAATATTTCCTCCTTTATAATTGCTTGAGAATCTTGTTTGGAATTTAGTTTTCAGGGTAGTTCAAGAGTCGATGGATCTAGACGGTAAGTTATTATACCAGCGTAGAGATGTACCTTGAAGGCATGTGGAGAAGAACTAACACCGAGCCAATTTAGAATGTCCATAGAACGTCATTCGACCGTCAAAGGTGTTTAGGAAATCTGATTAGTCGGTAGATCCATCAAATTTGTCAAATGTCGGGGACTTTAGTGTTCAATCAATCTTTGCCTTTTCAATACTTCGAGAAAGTGAACTTTCCGCCGGGATTTCAAACCTCGAATGGGTACGAACTAGATCCCTCAGTTGGGTCAtatcttcttgcattttcaggAATTCCTCCTGGGAACTAGTTTCTGTTGATTCAGAACGTTGTGAAGTACCCCCTGATGAGGTTATTTTTGGGCGACGAGGCCTCGAATATATGGATTTAGTAGAGACTTCATCTTCATCATAGTAATAGTTTTCGTCACCCGACGCCTCTAGATCTTCTTGATCATCATCATTTTCCCTATTGATCGAGTCTTGCTGTAATTCCTGTTGTAGACGATTGATTTCTCTAATCTTCTCAAGTTTTGATTCCAAGCGTCGAGTCTCAGCTTTCAACAATTTGATTTCCTCATTTGAACCTTTCATACCTTCGATCTCTTTTTCTGTTTGAAGTTTTCTTTGCTGCAATTTTTGCAAGTGTAATCGAGCGTTGCTCGAGAGAACTTGTTTTCCCTTCTCCGTGAAAACTCGAGTACGCGTATCTCTGAGTATTCTTCTTTTTATTTTGCTTGACTGTTTCTGTTGATGAGATCCTTCTGCTAAGGGACTTTCCTCCACCGGAAATAGCCGCCTTGACCGTAAATTTGACGACCCTTTATCATTTTATGTTGGAGTAATGTTATCTGATTTAGGAACTGTTTGAACTTCTGTTGTGTGACCACCCCTTTCCTGGTCTATATATTCGATAATCATGTTGGAGTATCAAATGTAAGAGCTCCTTTTAGCGCCAAATGATGGCCCCATTTTAGAATCATATAATTAGAAGAATTTTTCTTTATTGATACTTTTTTTCCCTAACCCTTTACTAGCTTTTTGTTTTTAGGGAGTCCTTAATGGGTTTTCCCTTTTACAATTACAATTACGCCTTCTTGGGTCCTATATCTAAAACTATATGTCTATCCATATTACAATTAAGGCGTACTCTTCTTTGGCCCTTTAGAGTCCTATTCTCCTTTCGCCCAACAAACATTACACAGACCGAAACTACAGGATAATGAATTAGTGCATGAAGATTCTTGTGATGATAAGTCACTTCCCAATAACCTGAAGAAGACGGATTCTTTGTGAAACTTACTTAAGGATTGTAATTATGATTTGGTATGGTTCACTTCCAGTAGTGGGTCAAATGCATGTATACTCTGAATTATTCGGTGACATGTATATAACAAGCCTGAAAAGTTGCTTTACTATCAGCTGAATCGTGTTGGTGGCAATCATATTCAGCTCTTTCTCCCTCTCCCTTTGTGTACATATATTTCTTAATCTCATGGGTTTTCACTTTCATTTGttttttgggataatttgagcACGTAATCGGAACGACAAGTCATAAAAATTGTATCTATCACGCACAATTCCTGCTGACCATGGTTGGCTGGTGGAAATACCTTGTGTTTGTAGAGGGAAGGTTTCTTTCATCCAACTTGGCTTTACTGAATGGTCCAGTCCAGCTGTGAAATGGGTGGTTGAATAGGAAGATTGGATAGATATGTCACATGTGCATATATGTGAGTGAAGCCGAAACTCAGAATGGTCACAGCGCAGGGAACTATAAATTTTATGCACAAAACTAGTGAGGGTGCTGATGCTACCATATTCCGTCCCTCTAATCATTCTTATCTATGGTAAATGTCATATATACAAATTCTCTTCACCATTTGCATTTGATTTTGCAGCTCTCTAGAGCTGTCTGTCTGTATCTTTATTAGCTATGGTTTCGGAAAGAGTAAAAAAGCAAAATGAATTCCGCGGCTTTTCTTTAGATCTCATGTCTGTTTCGGAAAGAGTAAAGTGTCTTCCTCTCTTTTACAATTTCCAGATTCTAAGATTCCAATTCCCATGTTTCccaaataaaaaattgaaattgagatCTTGGATTTTTTAATTGAAACTGGGTCTTTAAACTCATTTTCCAAAGGGGACCTAATGCATTCCGAGGTAATAGCAtcattcaaaaataaatcaacatcttTCCAACATGTTTTTTTCCCGAGGAATTCCAAATTCAGTATTAAAACAAAGGATGTGCGATGTTTATTTAACTTATGATTCTTACCATGGACTCCATTTTAAAAGTTTAGATGCTGTGTTAATAACATGACATTTATGACAAAAGCTTCAGAAGTTTGTCGGAGAACATAGCCTCCGGAAACTATTATGCCAAGCCCGAAGGaaacaaagaaagaagaaaatcgCAATAGGAATGTCTCAGTCTAGCAAAATTGATTGTGTTGCATTGGTGGAGGTATCCTCATTGAAATTTGAAGCTAAGATATATTTGTAGGCAATTCTGTAGAAGTCTGAAAATATGAAGAAAAAAAAAACCCGGAGCCTTTGGCATCCACCAGCCACGTCATCTATACAACTGTTCACAACTAATGTTAACCTCGACGAATCCAGGAGGCTTGAGAGTCTGTGCTAAACCTTTTTCCTCGGAAGCAAGAGGTTGAGGTTCTAACCTCGGTGAATGCAAGTAGGGCCATGTgagtattttttattttatagtgGTTCTAAAGCACGGTTACTATAACGATAATAAAAGAAAACCTAATTCATAACAAGattttgaaatttaaaatctAAAAACAATGTGATTAATGCAACTTTTAACAAAACTCCTATCGCCATAAAATTTGTATATACTTTGGAACTTCATGATGAGTGACAACTGCACTAAGAGCAAGGTATTGATTCTTTGCTGCAAGAATTCCTCTGTTCCGACAAGAACAGATCTAGTAATATGCTGAAAGCACAAGTAGAAGTTTAGGAAGAAAAAAGGAACGACGACCTTGACATCAATATGTGTAGAACAGAACCAATCAACAAAATCGGATATTAATTTATGGAATCTTATTTTAAATCTACGTAATGAGACGATATGCAAATGttcaaaacaaatcaaaaacaagaTAACTCTAGTTTCATATATGCTCAGACTGAACAATCACAACATAAAGAATAAATCATATTATCTTTCATAAAAAGATCAGATTCTCACTTTTGCTAAACTTAAAAGATCATCATTCACTGAAATGCATACTCATTAATTTATCACTGTAACAACATACAAACCTGAAAGTAAGCTCCTTAATCCACAAGCACAGCACAGTATAATCAAAAACAGAATCAACAGAACTTTATAAATACAGCTTTTAAACAAAAATGATAATGTCACAAGATTTTGTATGCTTTGAAAGTTCATGAGGCATAATAATGGTGCTAAGAAAAAGGTATTGTTTCTTTGTTGTAAGAATTTCTTTATTCCTACTTAAAGaagttattttttttattaacaaTTAAAGCTATGAGTGTGATCCAACATACAAGTACCAAGGGCTTTCAGTAGACTTCTTTCATTCCCTAATTTGCTTATGATATTTCAAGTATTATTATGAGGGAATTCTGAGCAGAAGAAAGGAGCAATGACCTTGACGTCATTTGTATAACAAAAACTAATCAGAAAGATTATATAAAAAATGTTATCGTTCATCACCAAGAGATGGTAGATAAATGTTCAAACCCCATTCTAAAATCAATACTTCTAATTTCAGTCATGTCACTAATTTCCGTATAATATTCATTGAACAATCACAACAAGAACACAATAATCACATTATCATTCATAAAAAGACCGCATGTTTATTTTCCCTAAATTTGAAAGATCAATTTATAACCATCATCATTCATTGCATCTTCAATTACTCAGAATAACAACAAATAAACCCGACATTACCCTCCGTAATCCATAATAACCACATTTAACAGTATAAACACAATCACAGTTCTCAACTAAACAAAAAACAAGTCATACACCTCCTTTAAGAAGCCGACGCCTAGCCAAAAACCGCGAGATAGGAGGCGTAAGCGCAAGCGTAATGGGAACACGCACCGGAAACAAAGCCTTATTACACAACAGCGCCACAGCAAGCGCTCCGCCACTAGAGGCAGCCAATTCAGCTGTTCTATTCCTCTTCTTAACTTCACCAGAATCACTCATATTCTCACCACCCACTTGCTCATCTTCTTTGGCAACACCGATACCGAAACGCTCGAACACCGATTCAACATCAACGTTGCTCTTAACCGCTACATAAAGAGAGGTAACTGAAGCTGCTGAGACGGAGAGATGGACGCCTAGTGCTACTTTGCCGTATTTTTTGAAAAGCTCTTTAAATCTTGATGTTGCCATTTGTGTGTATTTTGTGTGTATAGGTGGGGTTTATAATTTATATGGTGTTTGGATCTTCTTGTCCAAGCTAGGGTTTTAGAAACTTTTGTTTTAATTGAGATTGAGATGGATGGCGTGTGTTTTGAGTTCAGACCGAACATGTCGGATTTCTCGTTTGGATTTAGATTGGGCTTCTTCTTACCGGGCCTTGCTCTCCTTATTTATATTTCAGAAAAGGCCCAAGATGTTTTCAGCAAAAAGGCAAACCAAATTGAGCCTTCGTtataatatcaaaaaaaaataataatggGTTATcgaatatatatttaattaaatttaataaaaatatttattcaATTCATTTTCAAGAAAAGTATTTGTTAAATAAATCTCAATTATCTTTTTATTTACATGCTTGGAATAAAATTATGggttttttgaaaaatacccaactctacaaatatttttacaaaaatattgtcatttttataaaaaatgcaaaaatatttttttatttccaaaaatactattatttaaaaataattcacaTAAATACGATTTTTGGCAGCCGAAATAAACTGCATGCAAACGTTGACGAGTTTCGCCACTACATGAAACTCTATTTAATTAGTTGTATATCTGTTTGATTTTAGTTAATCTGTTTCTTTGCATGTATACATATACTTTAAGTATATTACTTTTCTGAACTTTAAATTTTATGGCTTTAGGATTTGTGGATTCAATTCTTTGTTTTCCCTGGCTATAATTTATTGGGATTCTAAACACAGAAAGTGGTATTTGAAACTTTGGTGATTTTAGGGTTGCTAGTTTACAATTTCGTGTATTCAATTTTTTTCATACTAGTTGTATGTTGGGATAATTTAAATTTGGTTTGATGTTTTATTTTATGTTTTAGATTTAATAATTCAGCTGTAACCATATGTGTATGCAGTTGTGTTTAGTCAGACTTAGTCGCAGGTGAAAGTAGTAGTGGAGTAGAAATAGGATTGTTAGTTGCTGGTTTTCAGGAGTCCACCTCTTGAACGTTTATATATTGCTTGTATTCTCAGGTTTTTCAAATATTAAGATTATTAGCTTTGTTCCGGACACTTATGTGTAAAGTGTGTGTGAGTTATAAGTTTATCAGCTTTATATATATATCATCTGTTAATCCTTTATTGTAAGGAGCGTGTAAATTGGCTGTCGGAATTCCAAGAATCGGCATTACAAAAAAATTACAATACAATACTTTAACTACAAAATATAGAACTGTAATTTTTGAAAAGTTATCACTTTCACAGGGTGTAAGGGGAAGTAGCTAGAAAAAGGATGTCATGAGTTTGTTTATGAATTAGAAGATAAAAACATGTATATTCCCGGCTCATGCCCGGTTAtgtttataattattattaaatattttttatttaaataaataaattgacaataataatatatttagtTTTAAGTAGGGAGTGTCACTTGatacatataatttatttttaatacaAAACAGATAAATTGATAGTTGTAGGTGATTTAATTTCAAGTAAGAGTATCACTTGGTATACAAATATATAAAAGGTAGAAATTAGATTTGATAGATATTTCTCAAATAATATTGAAATAAGTTACAAAATTGAAAAATGGGGAAGAAGGAGAATTAGTGGAATGAGagagaaaataattaaataagggaaGATATATAAATGTTAGTGCCATTAATGTTAGAATGCCAACtaagaaaaaaattaatttaacaaaaaaataaaagtatatCTAATTAATTGAGAGAATAACAAGTATTATCTTTTGAGGAGAGGATGACACTCGACATAACTTGTACTTTCCTAGTATAATGTAGATTAAATTTTAATTATGTGTCAAAAGTCAAAACGTTGACACTATCCAAAGATGTCAACCATTGGAGATGTTTTAACTATATTTCGGATATTTAATTTGTTTGATAATAGTAAAATATAACTAAATACTAGCATGTGTCTCCACTGAAAGTTAGCGAATAGGTTATGGAGAGGCATGCTAGGTATAATTCTAGAATTTTTTGGCCTTAATAAATTTAATGTTACGTATTTAATTTGTATTATAACACTTATGTTGGCCGTAATATTTTACATTCTTtctgttttgtttttttttctaatGCATTTTGTGTTGCAGATTTTGAATATGTTTGAAGAATGAAGAGTGAATCCAGCTTGCAGAAATGCAGGCAACCCAGCCCATCGATGTAATGactgttatgcccaaaaattggtaaaAACTATATTCAGActgaaaataagaaaataattaaaaattaaaatataaatgcCTGAAATTAAGGAAAGACAAAGAAGGTTTCCTTCTTTGTAAAGGACCAGGCGCGCCCTATCGTTAGGGGAGGCGCGTCCAACAAACATGAAACTAAAAGATTGTTGTGGAAGAAGAAGGCGCGCCCTCAGGGTAGTGAGGAGGCGCACCCAGTTACTAAGGAAATGTGGGGAATTCCCTGATTGAATCTCTTCCTATGGTGAGCCTTAGGGCACGCCCTAAATGAACGGAAGACTTTGTGAAGACTTCAAACATGACTGCTTGGCCGGGTTCTTTGGAAGATTCAAAGAAGATGGAGATtgttattactaacctatttgatgcaggtactctagTGAAAAACTCCTTCTTGTAGAATATCTACaagaaaggcggtgtccgtggtcagagacctccagagGTATGCCTGaactgaaggcctcctcctatAGTCAATGtatgtcctcattggggatgtggggtgaaatctggtgtgtgctttgggagctctgtctctgcagtcaacgggtgtcctcgttgggggacttcggagtatcctgcactttgcacccaagatCTTGGGAacacttgtcctgtaatctggtaggggctccttatcgggggacaaggatgcgtccaacaattggggtgaaccacggttatacctgcgtccacggtctagagaaacagctggtagcggagggttatccttggtcagggagatgccttatccgtgaagtcttgAAGCCGCGGACGGGCCTTGgacctttgtggttgggcctcatcggcggacattcctaaaactagtagaagacggtttccagtaggtttcctatTGGGCCCCGGGATAAGAAATCTATGCCCATTAcgtttcttgttccccaagaactatgttGTCTTGAttcctataaatagggatacgtaggcaaattgcaaggggtcagaagcgagagaacaaaggagccaccactaaccttAAGCAATCTCAGTcaccaataatcaccaccacaaAACACTGTTCATACTTCCCGACGAACAttgttcatcggatccaccggttactgttcacgtttccgatAAAGAACCACCGTTATAGATCTCTTTTCCAGCcacgaacctcaaactttgttgctaccagattcctccatcaacaaattggcgctagaaggaggggctaatcaagatcCGCATCTAGGAGAAAGGATGTCTTAATATCATGATGGAAGTTTTTATGATGGAAGCTCTGAGGAAGAATCTGATCATGGCTATGAACATGAACCTTACGTTCCACCAATGACTGATCGCCCCACTCCGGATGTTGGGGGACAGCCGTCTGtgctcatcagcaacgctgacTTGCTGGAACAACTGTATTGCATGGGAGATGCTCTGAACGGCTTCGATTTAAGGATGAGCACCGTAGAGCGGCGCAAGACCAGAAGGGGCCTTCGCCGCAGGTGTGCTACTCATGCACCTGGGAAAACATATATGACTGATAAAGATGCCTCATCCGGCCACGGTCACACTGGAGGAGGACGTGTACCGATAACCCCGCAACGCCTAAACTATTCCAATGATACGTCTCCAATCATCGAGCTGGTGGAAGAAGATGTTGATGGTCGAGAAATCCTACGGACGGATAACCGGGGGGTTACCCATCCACACCGGTCTGGACGTAGTCTTGAGGAGCGCCGACAGACGGAGTCCATGCCAGAGAATCAACAACGAGGCTTTGCGGCTTTAAAGGATCGCTTGGGGATCCGCTTAGGTGACGATGATCTGAGAATGTTGTTACTTGAATGGCAAAAGGAAGCTGATCATGGAGATATGACGCCCCAtgatacaacgcgtgtgcccctgaattcccatGGAAAACAGGAGCGGTACCGCGatcatgagagagctcctccCCGTAGATTGCTGGACCGGTATGGTCGAGGATATGGAAGCGACCGTTGGAGAAGACCCCAATGAAGGGGAAGAGGCGGAGGTCGAGGTAGGTACTTAGATGGGTATCGCCACGACAACTACCATGGCCGCACTGATGCCCGCTGGTATAATCGAACAGACAACGATAACTATGCTGAGTATGATGATCATAGGGATGTGGAAAATTATGATCTCGAGATGGCTCGAGGCCGCGGTCGGGGTCAAGGAGAAAATCTGGGGGGAGATCAAGGTCGGAACCCGGAAGTGATCGTGATACCGGAAGATGCTCAGAACACCAACCAACAACAAGCCCCTCCAGGTGGGAACCAGGCATAGGTACCTCCACCGCAGCCCCAAGCTCCGCAGCCTCACATGCAAACTATCCCGGGTGTGGGGACTTTCAATGTGGGCGATCTGAAAAGGCTACTTAACCATCTGGAAGGCAGAGTGACGGCCACGGCCGAAATTCCTTCCCCGTTCTCGGTGGTTGTAAGAGATTGCCAGCCGGGTACCGCAACACTACTAGCGATCTCCGTTTCCACGGAAGTTCAGACCCTGTGGAATTCCTGGGCCGATTTAATATAGAGATGGACGTAAATCAAGTCCCGGACTTCGCTCGATGTCGGCTCTTGGCGGTGACTTTTAGAGAAAACGCCCAACAATGGTTTCAAAAGTTTGGGCCGGGGGTAATCACTTCCTGGGACCAAATGAAGACTCTGTTCTTGACCAAGTTCCAAGCTACTGTGAGATACGCTCCCTCCGTTACAACTCTCGCCAACGTCGGGCAAAGGGAGAATGAAAGCTTGACGTCGTACTTTAAAAGGTTCAATGCTGAATCTACCAGCGTAAGAGAGGCATCAGACGAAGCCTTGAAAAGCTTTTTGATAGCAGGGCTAAGGGTTGGTTCAGATTTCTGGAAGCACTTATAGGGAAAAGACCCAGCCACTTTGGCGGATGTCTTTGCTTTGGCAGAATCGTTTAAAGCCATAGAGCAATCTCTGGCAGAGGTACAACCGACAGCGCAGGTAAGTCAAAGAAATAAAGCAAGGAAGAGAGACAGATCTTCAAGCCCAAGGTACAGAAGGAGTAGTCGAAGCCCAAACCGAGTGAATGCCACAACCACGAGGAGGGAATTAAGTCCTCCCTCAAGCTATGACTACATAACAAGCCGGTATACGCCTTTGGCCGCGTCTATTGAGCATATCTTTGAAGTGAACAAAAACAGAGAGTTGTTTAGAAAACCTGAGGCTCTATCATCCTGGTAAAGTAAAGGCAAGAAAAAGTATTGCGAATACCATGAGTCATCCGGACATAACACACATGAGTGTCGGCAACTAAAATATGAGATCGAAGCACTTATCAAGGAAGGATATCTTGGCGAATGGGTGGTTAAGGAAGTAAGAAGGTATAAGGATAGCACTGACAGAGTAAAGGAAGAAGGAGggtgatgtaacacccccaaatccggggtcggggatccgggttgtcacgagttccatttcccttaataacacccaatcttaataattactcaactactctgtactgtgaccccacaataaacacacacaccacacgttatagtctcagagatgaacatccaaaaa
This window contains:
- the LOC141670619 gene encoding uncharacterized protein LOC141670619 produces the protein MATSRFKELFKKYGKVALGVHLSVSAASVTSLYVAVKSNVDVESVFERFGIGVAKEDEQVGGENMSDSGEVKKRNRTAELAASSGGALAVALLCNKALFPVRVPITLALTPPISRFLARRRLLKGGV